The sequence below is a genomic window from Vespula pensylvanica isolate Volc-1 chromosome 1, ASM1446617v1, whole genome shotgun sequence.
TGCATATAGTTCaaccataaaataataaacaaactaGATGGAAACGTACCAATTGTGCTTCTAAACAGCCGTGTAAACAAATTCTACGAtgttcaaattatttattttcattcaataaccaatagctttttttcttctaaatatatttaatatcaagtTTTAAGGAGAACAAACGAAAGATGAAGCTTTTGTACCTACTGCTATAGAATTGAATCATAAAATGTGTATTAACTCAAATGTACTCTTAGAAGGATtagatttgtaaaaagaattaatttataattaagagGATTgttattaatcaatatatatataatgtgaaaAGAAACACAACAATTTTTTGATTGTAAGTTGATATCGTATAACACTTTATAGGTTagaattataaaatcgattaaaaattttctttgaattattaatttgatttgaatgacgacttaatatatatacgaaaagatGAAGTATTGCAGAAGAAAAATGCTAAAATGTGAAAGGCGAAAAAATCTAATACAAAGGAATACAAAAttcagaattaattttatcaagtGACATGTTTGTaaacaaatgatttattttgttctaCAACAagtcttatttaatttcactTTATAGGTACGTTGTACACAAATCATCAGTAATTACCCTGCAATTATCAtacgtttcattaaaaactATCAATATCATTGTAATGAGAATGATcgtagaaaaatctttcttaaCACAACCatgtcataaaaaaatataaaaaaaatataattatgtggTTAGGTGTTTTCAAACTAACtcaagacaaaaaaaattattaagagaGTCAGATGATAGAAATggataaaaatctttctgCGGATACAGATTGGACTTCTgggaacaaatatataaaaagttcatTGCATCAATTTTTTACTGTTAACAAGAATAATCATAACGttgtatctataaaaaaagaagcagaatttcaagagaaaaaacataacTTTCAAGTCTTAAAGAATATGAAACATTCTGAAAATTCtatgaacaaagaaaaagaaaaaataaattatgaagaaGCTTCTCCTTCAAATATAACAACAGTAAGTACTATATGaattatatctatgtatatattaataattctattatagTTCCTTTCAACAatgatcataaaatattttacagaatCATAAATCACAGCCTTTAAATTCGGCGTCAActaagataattattaaccATCATGAAGGTGCACATGTAACATTGTGTCGTAGAGGTCAAATTGATGTTATAGAAATGCCATTGGAacaaacatatttttacaAGTACTTTCTGGTTTACGAAGATTTACCATCTAAATTTGTAGTATTACATGCTTTACACAATAACACAGCAAAAGAAGTAGCAAATAAGTTACTAGATATATTAGCAATTATTGGAGCTCCTCAAGTTCTACAAAGTGGAAATGGGCGTAATTTTGCTGAACAAATTGTCAAAGAATTACGTATTTTATGGAAAGATTTTATCATATTACATGGAAATGTATGCAAATGTGAAGAAGATAGTagagattttaaaaatttattaaaatgttgGTTAAACAAAAATCCTGGAAAAACATGGTATGAAGGtttgaaatttatacaaatctTTCAAAATTCAACATATCGTTGTCAAAATGGTAAAATACCATGTGATATATTATTTGGACAAAATATTCATCAAGAgtttcaaaaattaatcattgCTAAAAATACAACAAATGATATGTGGACAGAAGAAGAATGGATAAATgatacattaaataaaaaacaaaataatgctATTACAGTTGATAATTTGACTCATATTTCtggaaatataatttcaataaatacaaGCGATacagataaaaatgataatgtatgtatatgtattgttAAAGTAAtgttataattcatataatagcaattaatttattgtatattttttattattttagtgCCATAATGAATATGATGATGTATCgtgtaataatcataaaaacaaTCATGAtgattcttttcaatttcataaGAATTCAAACAACTTTAAATTTGTTAGTGTTAAAAGTGAAACATTTTTGGATAATTTACAAATGGAAGATTCAACATGTGCAGAGCCAAATATTGAAGAACATAATTTTCGTATAAACAACCAAAATTTAACATGTAAAATTTGTCATAAACAATACATGAAATTGGGACATCTGAAAAATCACATGAAAACTCATATTAAGAAACGACAATTTGATTGCACATTGTGTAATAAAACATTCCATATCttgaaattatatgaaaaacatATGCAACAGTTTCATGAGAATCATCAACAAATTAACAGTCATACAGATtgcataaaaaatgataatagttATAGTAAATATGCTGatataagtattaataaaaaaagaagtatggAAACAGAAGAAATTCCAAAGATACATAAATCAATTATGAAATCTCATCAAAGTAGTAATATAGTATTGAACCATACGAATAAATGTgttaaatctataaaaaaatcaaattctaTCAATGGAAGACAATTTTctaggaaaaaggaagaaaatagaatatctAGATTGAATGGAAATCCAACATTAGAATGTTCAtattgtaaacaaaaatttagtTTTCCTAGTGTATTAAAAAGACACATGCGTTCTCATACAAACGAAAGACCTTATGTttgtaaaatatgtaataaaagttttaaacaGTTAGGTCATCTTAGTCAACATTCATTGACACACAAAGATTACAGATCTTTTCAATGTGCAATATGTTGTGTTAAATTTGAATCTCTGGATTTGCTTAAAACTCATTCTCAGTCACATCAAGGTGAATCAATACTAAAgtcaaaagaaatttatcgtcTTTTCGAATGTGATAACTGTAAAAAGGTTTTTACAACAAAAAGTGTGTTAGAACGTCATATATTTACTCATACACACGAGCGTCAATTTGGATGTAAAATATGTGGTAAACGATTTAAGCAAGCCGGTCATGTAAAATCTCATATGTTAGTTCATACTGGAGAGCGAAAATTTGAATGTACTATATGTTCAAAAAGATTTAGTTTATCAAATTCGCTAAAAAAACATATGTACATTCATAATGGTGAAAAACCATATCAATGTGACGTGTGTGGAGCGagatttcttgaaaaaaggAATCTTAATGGACATCTTATGACACATACAAACGAAAGACCATTTTCTTGCAAAATATGTGGCAAACGATACACGTTAGCAGATACACTACGTCGGCACGTCAGTGCTGCTCATGAAGATGGTCGAACGTATCAATGTGAAATTTGCGcaaaaatgtttaaacaaCTTGCACATTTGTCTGTTCACAAGAAAGTACACAATGATGAACGTCCTTTCCAATGTCATCTTTgcgaaaaaaatttcaaacataAAAATGTTCTGAAATCTCATTTAGCAATTCACGCAAATATTCGACCTTTTGAATGTGACATTTGCAAAGCAACATTTGTTAGAAAAACTAATTTGCAAACACATATAGCATCGGCACATATGAATGAACGTCCCTATGCTTGTACAATTTGTGGTAAacgatttaaacaaataaGTCATTTAAATGGTCACGTTGTTGTTCATAGTAATTCAATGCCTTATCAGTGTGATTTTTGCGATCGTCGTTGTAACAGATTGgataatttaaagaaacacATGCGTCTTCatacaaaagataaagaatagaaaaatgaaaattatgaattcagaatttttaatacttgatatcttattaatttatattttaattctgtAATTGCTTTATATAAatgcttatataaaaaatgctttatataaattgctttatatttacaaaatgtcacgaatatatgaaatatatttgtaattttatatacgattataataattcctTGTGAGGAAATTAGAaggaaattattcaatttaaaaattttttatggtaCAAATATTTGGCACTGTatgttatgtatgtgtgtatgtaacaTAATACGTAATGCGTGCTTGtaacattttacattttataccATAAGTTACTAAGTTCATTCAATTGAATACCtgctttatctttattattaattgatattgaattatattagatcaataatatagattttaatcatttatatatattttttttattcctaaaAATGAATGTAGTTAGGTCTTATagttagtatatatttataataataatattttatactatataattcCTTCTATTTTAATCAATGCATATAAACTTCAATACTCctataatacatttaaatttgttctgaatattatgtattattgttcttaatataaattgtaGAATTGTTCTTAATATAATGACTGTACAGAtagtttctaattattttttaaattttccatAGGACAAGAACacattgaattaaatatttgtcatTAAATATTGTCTTTGAATTATATTGTGtagtaatattaaagaaaaacatagttaattagatttttttttaataaaattaataaggatatgatattattaataatattttgtcctaaaatttaactttaattttCTCAACTTTCTTGAGTATCTGCActttcatttgtttatttcttattgcTTTGATCATTCATTTCCAATCTTTCTGCTTGAGAAAGTGTCAAattctttaactttttaagaattttgattaatcgattttgtaaaataatcttCCGAGCAGCTtcaataaaagtatttattttacaataatataaagacCATTTTTTATTGGTATCTAATGTAATTGTAGTTTCAGGATActgaaataaaataggaaaaatagTTCATGTATTTATCAGGAATAAAGCAATATGATAAAACATACTTTTAAAGCAGTTCTAAgtattctttgttttatttttatagatttatctctattaattaattctttaaacTGTGTTGTAATGATtgaacatttataataaacccAATTAAATTTCCGTTCCATCGTAATTATTTGCAGTTCTTTGACAGAAAGAAATTTGGCATCAAAACCAACTTTTGGTTTATGATGAAACAttgttcgattattttctttacgatagatttctgatttatataaaaataaatcttgtaattttaatttatgttcAATCAtttctgataaataaatatttaagggACCTGTCTGAcagaaaaaacatttattttaattcttgaaTTAATCAGTCATACAATAAATAGTATTACCTCTCAATTCATGTTCATCATGAAAGTTTTCATagtatttatcatatatttggTTTACTACTTGCAtcatatgaaatttatatgaccattctaaagattttttttcatactgtGGATGTTCTTTACAAATATCtgttcttaatttattttttaatataggatatgttttttttaataaaataggtTTTCTCttagttaatttatttatcttagtttctatacattttttatgtctatatatatcttcatgcaaatttctaaataaagaaataatatgaagatataataataatacttaatatatttgaCATTTGAAAATGGCAGTGATATTGCCATAATGTACCTTTGCAATTTTGGTTTAGTATCTgcataaaatgttattacgtGTGTTTTGCATAAttcaggtatatatatttgtaattcaaAATTCAAAGTAATATACCTCAAAGGTCTATAAATCACCATAATTTCTGCAGGTTTGCAATCTGGTCTTACATTTCCTAAATATAagacaaaataagaaaaaaataaaaataataatataaattcttaccTTCTAAAGGATAAATATCAAtacaagaattttttataaatggtAAAACtacataagaaatttttttatttgggaTAGGATGTATTAATACAATATGATGAACCCTGTAAAAAATCAgaagtatataatatcatttactataatttttatagtttttttataagtaagGCATTTACATGTATCCCAAAGGTGTATTTccaaaatttacttttttacgaaaaatagatttaaatgtagaatttacgaatatttttgttgttagACTTTGTTCGTTTGAACATTTAGTTTTTATGTCATTTATATTTGGGGATTCacatacaatatttaaattcatgttgaaatacttttgtaataaaatcaataaaaataatattcaataaacaATTGTATACAAATCGTATTATCACACTGTAAgcaattcttttatttcattacttAATTTAAAACTACTATTGTTTTCATGCTAAATTCAAAccattaaatttcaaattcaacCGATAAAACAGTTACTTACCATTAAGATAAATGTTCCTCCTCTCAATGGAAGATTTGTACTCAATAGTTTCTTGTCTATAATTACTACAGTATTCATTTCTTCGTGATACAGTATTTCAAGTTTATTCGGATAGAGACGATAGCTTTctctttaaagaaattataaaaaatttaactttACAAAAGATGTTTAAACACATAGTGCGATCTGTTATACAAAATGCTCCTCGAATGAGTAAGAACATAAATAGTAATATACTTTATAACTAAACAATTCTTTAATACAAAttcttacataataatatcacatttataaaacgttaatttatttttgtatgtacataattttCATTAGACGTTTTTCAAAATGAGTATCTAAATTacatattctaataataattaagttgATCAAAGGTTAAAtaattgtgtatatgtatatatatatatatatatatatatatatatatatatatatatatgtatatatgcatgtaggCATATGttaactatatttttattttatcagattACAAAAAAGTTGATTCAacatattatgtttatttgtttaatctaGCAAgtataaacatttaataaacCTATTAATAAAATCCATTAATGTtatatgattaattttattataaaaagcataaaaatgttttataatttataataagtgatttatttcttatctgtAGGCAATCGTTCTTATTCAATTTATGGTCCTACAAATTATAAACCACGATCAATGGATGACCTACCAGTTCCACAAGGCTCATGGCAAAAAGATTATGATAAAAAGCAGACATCTTACAATATGCAATTAGCTGCTTGCCTTGCTTTTACTGTAGTTACTTTAATTGTGGTACGTagaatctttcatttttaattgcttataatgtatgaaatataaaaagtaatatatatacatatatatatgatattcttttttcataggCCAAAACATCAGGATTGGTTTATCTTAATTGGTATCCTCCTACTcccaaggaaaaaaaggaataatgtaaaaaatattaataatagttaattgTAGAAAAATTAACATGCTATGAACATCAAATATTGttgttcttttctatatataatatttaatttgtaatagaactattattatatacaagttCAAAAATGTCTGTGTAAATTTATTgacatttaatttaaataaaaaaccaataatttatatgatgaAAAATGTCAAATGTCATACTAgatcaatatttaattcataatgAAATACCTGAGTCTGTGTTGAAAAACAGTTTTACTTGTTCAATCAAGATTGTGCTTCTGCTTTTTTTACaaggtaatatttatttgtttccaAAAGTTGTTTTGTCCATAGGAATAAAATTgctttatattttagaattttcttttacaatactGTAGATATATTAtgctttataaaataatttagtaaattgaatttttatttttaatgtttgatacatttataaaatatctaagtGGAATAATTGTTGAACATACAAAAGATTTTGgtaattttaatagatattattatcttcatttcattatttcaaataaaaaagaaaataatgttactaaaattattagatattattgcTAAACTGATCTTAGcatgaaattaaatatcaaaagaaaaatttgcctATAATAAGTAATGGATTAGAATCATGATTACGATCTCAATGAATCTGTTCTGTATGGGAAACTAATGGTGTTTTAATAgccatatatttttatttattttagatagatcaatatttttttataaaataatttcaatttatgtaataaaaaagtgatatttgtcattataaaagagaacaatTGCAAATGACACCATGTATGCCATATACATATGAAACAATTGATATAAAACAGCTACATGATGTAAAAACAGctttaaagaaatttcttgaaGAATTAAATGCAAAAAATTATGTCATTTTAACACTACCGACTGGTCTATTAATCGGCTTTTTGTTCCCAACACTTATCGATCGGTAGCTTCTGAATCGGTTGTTATGGCAATCAATACTTCGTTATCAATTATTGAAGTACAAGTGTTTCATTGTACTATTGTAagcttttatattattatataattttttaaatattagaaaacttatgcaatgaataaaagaaacgatattgaagaattttatttagattCAAATTGTTCTGACAGTTATTCAATAAATGATAGTGATGCTAGTGAGCTCTTACAGGATATATATAGCAGATTTGCCCATCAATTATTAACACAATAACCTTTTCCAATAAGACTTGTGCTTTCCTATATAAAAACCAGTACTATGATGTAGTAGAATACATATTTGGTAAAATGTTACAAATGCATGGAGTGTTAATCTatgttatatgtaataataattataacaataagtAACATCAGAGCTATTTATCATTACTGCTTCTTGTTCTATTTTCCTTAAGTCCTGAATAGGGAAAGaactgtataaatattattatgaaacagttttataatattactgcAAAaactgtataattattattataaaaaagttttaacaaaatacaagtaaagtaaaatattatttcatttagatTTTTGTAAATGCTCTGCTCATAGaactaataatataaaatgtatatttacattcatatgttaataaattataccatacaataattaattataattgttcCTGGACAAAAGTAGTATCAGTGTTATAAAAACAgtataatgattaaaatatatcaactaTGCCTTGTATGATACAAGTAGTAAAACTTTagataatttcatattaatagACTTTTGTTAATTTCAGTATTTAATTAGTTCgtttaaaagttaaaatgaATCACATTTTGCGTCCAAATCGCGCGCAtaaacatgtgtatatatgttatatatacgcATGCACACgtcatgcatatatatatatatatacacacacacacatatgtacgtatatttatgaagaaaaaaggaaaaaattaatgttttgtcttccttttttctttgtagtcATTTCCAAAATAATTTggcttatacatttttataagaagTTGTATTTTACAAACGAGATTTCAAAGATTTCATGTATCAAAGAAATTATGATTCATAGATTCTTAGGATATAACATCAGTCAGATTCtgttttaatttgttattccttctttttattaatcaaatcttataaatttatagtttcgaaagaaaatataaatgctttatcaatatttattaataggaattaatatcatttttaactaaaatattaatatctcgtttgtaataaatgtgaattatatttgttatcacAATACAGTATAAAGTATACCGTAGAATTACTggtttcattatatataataacagtatgtatgtatatatatatatatatatatataacacacacacacacctactatattttatatatgtatatacaacatatttgtagaataaataaaatatattaaatcatgaacttaataaaaatttttacgcATAATTACTACATACTGATCCAGCAGGtacattttctaaaaaaataaatacatcattcacaaaagatttaaaattattctagtaacaattaaaaaaaatttatgcatATACTATGTATAAGTAAGTAGAAATAAAGTTTAATACAGTACCATTTTGCACCGTAGATCACATTTCTTTGTAtgtgtttaataaatatttgcttactaatatgtaaaattttgaacaataacaaaaatgtactaaattaacaatattttatatataaacgtataaacgaatcataatactttttcttgaatttatCAGTGATCTACTTGGCACATTACACtgttgaaataaatcaatgtaATTTAGCaactataaaaattttaataactaaAAAATAGCTCAAGCATTTTAGCCATGCAAATGATAccgaaaataatgaaattcttcACCCAAGGGTCAGCTTGGTTGATCTTCTACTACATGAAtctgttaaataatataaacatttctatTAATGAAATTCTCCTAGTAGTTATTCTagtaattaaaagtaaacaaataggaaatagtaataaaagcTTTACCTCTGATAAAATAGCCCAATTTTCGCTTTCGCTATGCACAGTCAATCTGAGAACAGATATTCTTCCATACTTTTTGTCTACTGTTCCTTGAGCAATTCCAAGAGCATCAAATTtacctatttatttatacatttttcattaaaaattgagattaagaaattttatatctttgataTTAATCATATTGTTACTGACCTACAATAATATAACCATCTTctgttatatcattattatttctatctacGGATCTAAACATTTCAGGTAATACTTCAACAGTTGTATTGTAAAATCTATCAGACGGATGTTCGGGATTTCCACTTCTAAATAAGTATCTATACCGAAATATATGATCagtaaattgataaaaaataattttagtaatatattaacctttttataaaaatagaatgtgtaaatgtaaattttaggTGATCTCCTGGTTGCGGTAATAACCCCCAAAAGAATGATTCTCCTTTATACGCTTTTTTTAGTGTATATTGTTTGTAAGGTTTAATTTGAGTTTCCACCATTGCATCAGGATTTTCATGTGCATAGTATAAAGTAATTTTGCCGAATTGTTTATCCTgcaatttaaatgtaataataattagaaaacatTTGGATCGCATATATAAAGAGATGCACGTGTATACGTAGTTAAATTGGACAAGATACCTTAAGTTTTTGTACTTTCCCTTTCAATGAAGAATGTGTTCCTATATGTTGAAAAAGTGAAGGCTTATAATGTATCCAGAGTTCTGCTTTAGCCATCTTGCAATGTTTCTACAATATATCAAatgtaagagaaaataattacaataaaaaaaaaaaaaaaaacaaaaaaaaaacagaaaaaattaagtttattatttaatactaaAACTATACTTACACTGTCTTTATCAAGATTGCAAACTTTTGTTGAAATTAAATGATCTAATAGCCAATCTACAGGTTTATCATTATGaaacattagaaaaaattgGATTAACCATGGCAGTTCCacacatttaaataattttcctaaACCACAAGAAAATATGGAGAATTCAATgaagttattatttatattgttatcatgttactttctattataaaagatataattaatttaaattaaaagaaataaaacataccTATAAATCCCAACTGACAAAAGTCCAATACAAACCAATTCTCTTTTGTGCTAACTTTTTGTAAAGCAAATGATTTCATagttgttataaaattttttttagctAAAATATCATCTTCTAGTTGTATGTAAAACATTCCTTTTGTCTGAGCATATGACATAAGAAATGCAAAATCCAGATTTTGTTTTGATCTCCAAACCACACGTTGATGATCATCTCCTAAAGTATCTCGCAATTTAGATAACTGTGGATAATATGATGAAGATGGAGATATCACATCAATTACTCCAGTTTCATATTCATTTGGAAATCTagaatgatttaataatagataataaaaagtattttagttattaagaaagattttaattttacgataatacTTTTAGATTGATCATTTTGTAGATTGATAATAAATGTCTGTTATATTTCCATGCAGCATTAGTAAATGTAATAATCTaagtatcaaaatatattttgtataaatgtaAGAAGCAATCTACCACTACaataatctaatctaatctataataaaactGCTATGAAATGGGAGATATACAGACATATCCAATATATGTTCATTCAAATTCAGGTAGatcatgtaaaaaatatagactTACTGTACTTCAATTTGCTTTGCAACATAAGTCACATAATCCAAATCTGTCTATAAGAAGAGAACGCATTAACTAAATTAAGACagaaatagatttaaaataaCTTAAATGAATATACTTACTTCagctactaatactactatcAAGGTATCAAGTATTTCTGCTGGACTCATACgatctattaaattttttaatgtagcCATTAAATAGCTCTGGACTTCTCTTTTAACAGTTGGTATACCTAATACCATGCTTACTCCAGAACGTCCTTTGCTTTGTAAGAATGCAGGACGCAAACTATTcggatcatttaaaaaatgtggaagaaaattgtatatagatggtaattttatatttgttatattagaTGTACcattattgattaaatattgaaGATCAGGTAAAATATGATTGCTTTCTACTAGTTGTAGTAATTGAtgcgataatatatttatttcttcctggCTACTGATATACTTGGCATGTAAATGTTCAAGCTTTACTTGTAATTCAGCAATATTATTCTGCAGCATTGTTTCTTCGTGTACATCCGACGAGGACAAAAGATTTAAAATGGCACATGGCACTAATACTATTGACAATATGATAATACATCGTCTTCGTACAGAACTCAGAGCTACTATATGAGACATCATTTTTACGTTAAACTACATGATGATTACACTCATAACCTTATACATAGAAGAGTGTCTTTTGTATAGAAATAGCAAATGGTTGAATAGctttcatattaatttcacTCGCACTGATTTATATAACTGATacaaaattctatatataatagctATAGAtacatttcctctttttataaCCCTACGTTTCTTTAACAGATATTCAAGATGTTTTT
It includes:
- the LOC122634123 gene encoding uncharacterized protein LOC122634123 isoform X1 — protein: MNLNIVCESPNINDIKTKCSNEQSLTTKIFVNSTFKSIFRKKVNFGNTPLGYMVHHIVLIHPIPNKKISYVVLPFIKNSCIDIYPLEGNVRPDCKPAEIMVIYRPLRYITLNFELQIYIPELCKTHVITFYADTKPKLQRNLHEDIYRHKKCIETKINKLTKRKPILLKKTYPILKNKLRTDICKEHPQYEKKSLEWSYKFHMMQVVNQIYDKYYENFHDEHELRGPLNIYLSEMIEHKLKLQDLFLYKSEIYRKENNRTMFHHKPKVGFDAKFLSVKELQIITMERKFNWVYYKCSIITTQFKELINRDKSIKIKQRILRTALKYPETTITLDTNKKWSLYYCKINTFIEAARKIILQNRLIKILKKLKNLTLSQAERLEMNDQSNKK
- the LOC122634071 gene encoding zinc finger protein 569-like isoform X1; protein product: MIEMDKNLSADTDWTSGNKYIKSSLHQFFTVNKNNHNVVSIKKEAEFQEKKHNFQVLKNMKHSENSMNKEKEKINYEEASPSNITTNHKSQPLNSASTKIIINHHEGAHVTLCRRGQIDVIEMPLEQTYFYKYFLVYEDLPSKFVVLHALHNNTAKEVANKLLDILAIIGAPQVLQSGNGRNFAEQIVKELRILWKDFIILHGNVCKCEEDSRDFKNLLKCWLNKNPGKTWYEGLKFIQIFQNSTYRCQNGKIPCDILFGQNIHQEFQKLIIAKNTTNDMWTEEEWINDTLNKKQNNAITVDNLTHISGNIISINTSDTDKNDNCHNEYDDVSCNNHKNNHDDSFQFHKNSNNFKFVSVKSETFLDNLQMEDSTCAEPNIEEHNFRINNQNLTCKICHKQYMKLGHLKNHMKTHIKKRQFDCTLCNKTFHILKLYEKHMQQFHENHQQINSHTDCIKNDNSYSKYADISINKKRSMETEEIPKIHKSIMKSHQSSNIVLNHTNKCVKSIKKSNSINGRQFSRKKEENRISRLNGNPTLECSYCKQKFSFPSVLKRHMRSHTNERPYVCKICNKSFKQLGHLSQHSLTHKDYRSFQCAICCVKFESLDLLKTHSQSHQGESILKSKEIYRLFECDNCKKVFTTKSVLERHIFTHTHERQFGCKICGKRFKQAGHVKSHMLVHTGERKFECTICSKRFSLSNSLKKHMYIHNGEKPYQCDVCGARFLEKRNLNGHLMTHTNERPFSCKICGKRYTLADTLRRHVSAAHEDGRTYQCEICAKMFKQLAHLSVHKKVHNDERPFQCHLCEKNFKHKNVLKSHLAIHANIRPFECDICKATFVRKTNLQTHIASAHMNERPYACTICGKRFKQISHLNGHVVVHSNSMPYQCDFCDRRCNRLDNLKKHMRLHTKDKE
- the LOC122634071 gene encoding zinc finger protein 569-like isoform X2, encoding MKHSENSMNKEKEKINYEEASPSNITTNHKSQPLNSASTKIIINHHEGAHVTLCRRGQIDVIEMPLEQTYFYKYFLVYEDLPSKFVVLHALHNNTAKEVANKLLDILAIIGAPQVLQSGNGRNFAEQIVKELRILWKDFIILHGNVCKCEEDSRDFKNLLKCWLNKNPGKTWYEGLKFIQIFQNSTYRCQNGKIPCDILFGQNIHQEFQKLIIAKNTTNDMWTEEEWINDTLNKKQNNAITVDNLTHISGNIISINTSDTDKNDNCHNEYDDVSCNNHKNNHDDSFQFHKNSNNFKFVSVKSETFLDNLQMEDSTCAEPNIEEHNFRINNQNLTCKICHKQYMKLGHLKNHMKTHIKKRQFDCTLCNKTFHILKLYEKHMQQFHENHQQINSHTDCIKNDNSYSKYADISINKKRSMETEEIPKIHKSIMKSHQSSNIVLNHTNKCVKSIKKSNSINGRQFSRKKEENRISRLNGNPTLECSYCKQKFSFPSVLKRHMRSHTNERPYVCKICNKSFKQLGHLSQHSLTHKDYRSFQCAICCVKFESLDLLKTHSQSHQGESILKSKEIYRLFECDNCKKVFTTKSVLERHIFTHTHERQFGCKICGKRFKQAGHVKSHMLVHTGERKFECTICSKRFSLSNSLKKHMYIHNGEKPYQCDVCGARFLEKRNLNGHLMTHTNERPFSCKICGKRYTLADTLRRHVSAAHEDGRTYQCEICAKMFKQLAHLSVHKKVHNDERPFQCHLCEKNFKHKNVLKSHLAIHANIRPFECDICKATFVRKTNLQTHIASAHMNERPYACTICGKRFKQISHLNGHVVVHSNSMPYQCDFCDRRCNRLDNLKKHMRLHTKDKE
- the LOC122634148 gene encoding uncharacterized protein LOC122634148, with translation MFKHIVRSVIQNAPRMSNRSYSIYGPTNYKPRSMDDLPVPQGSWQKDYDKKQTSYNMQLAACLAFTVVTLIVAKTSGLVYLNWYPPTPKEKKE
- the LOC122634123 gene encoding uncharacterized protein LOC122634123 isoform X2 translates to MNLNIVCESPNINDIKTKCSNEQSLTTKIFVNSTFKSIFRKKVNFGNTPLGYMVHHIVLIHPIPNKKISYVVLPFIKNSCIDIYPLEGNVRPDCKPAEIMVIYRPLRYITLNFELQIYIPELCKTHVITFYADTKPKLQRNLHEDIYRHKKCIETKINKLTKRKPILLKKTYPILKNKLRTDICKEHPQYEKKSLEWSYKFHMMQVVNQIYDKYYENFHDEHELRVS